One Helianthus annuus cultivar XRQ/B chromosome 12, HanXRQr2.0-SUNRISE, whole genome shotgun sequence genomic region harbors:
- the LOC110896106 gene encoding histone-lysine N-methyltransferase, H3 lysine-9 specific SUVH4 isoform X7, with the protein MESLGNGTLDVSVTKKFGQRVQKKESEEKKRCSPRLREIHESKRPYYGPPRKHHPPILLEGLDAAAETPSAQLSAFSYVPHTRTDKARVKKALRIYNKYYLHFFQQEEYACENDTIPLAKHLDLKKEGVCEIGGKRPDLKAISKMIECNEVLFPTKRFGHLPGIDVGYQFYSRAEMVALGLHSHWLNSIDYMGVSCKITEEFKGYTFPIAIAIVLSGEYEDNSEDIVYTGEDGNRFTGSEHQEMSCGNLALKNSMKQSIPVRVIRGHAGDNHLKIYTYDGLYKVSECWPAEGVSGFVVYKYLLKRLEGQPKLTSNQVECSNGRSRVPAKAPLMVCLDISEGQEDVHIPVVNTIDDTTITGFTYTKYNQILSNLKLPPNADGCDCKGSCKNPKRCSCARLNGVDFPYVRSNGGRLIEAKDVVFECGPNCGCGPGCINRISQQGIKYQLEVFRTSDRGWAVKTKDFIPSGAPVCEYIGELRRTNELDSVAENDYIFEIDCWQTIKGIGGRERRLGDVFDLGRRDEKEFAEPEFCVDAGRIGNVARFINHSCDPNLFVQCVLSSHHDLKLARIVLFASDDIAPMQELTYDYGYALDSVVDKNGKVRMLPCHCGTSECRKRLY; encoded by the exons ATGGAGTCTTTGGGCAATGGGACATTGGATGTTTCAGTCACCAAAAAATTCGGGCAGCGGGTCCAGAAGAAGGAATCTGAGGAGAAGAAAAGATGCAGTCCGCGGCTAAGAGAAATCCATGAGAGTAAAAGACCTTATTACGGGCCCCCTCGCAAACACCACCCACCAATTCTTTTGGAGGGCCTGGATGCTGCTGCTGAAACTCCTTCCGCTCAATTGAGTGCATTTTCTTATGTGCCTCATACCCGAACTGATAAAGCAAGGGTCAAAAAAGCTCTTAGAATATACAACAAATATTACCTTCACTTTTTTCAG CAGGAAGAATATGCATGTGAAAATGACACCATACCACTTGCAAAACATCTTGATCTCAAG AAAGAGGGTGTATGTGAAATTGGGGGTAAGCGTCCTGATTTGAAGGCCATCTCTAAG ATGATAGAGTGTAATGAAGTCTTGTTTCCTACAAAAAGATTTGGTCACTTGCCTG GTATTGATGTCGGTTATCAGTTTTATTCACGAGCAGAAATGGTTGCTTTAGGTCTTCATAGTCACTGGCTTAATAGCATTGATTATATGGGAGTATCTTGCAAAATAACG GAGGAGTTCAAAGGGTACACTTTTCCAATAGCCATAGCTATTGTATTATCTGGTGAATATGAAGATAACTCTGAAGATATTGTTTATACTGGTGAAGATGGAAATAGATTTACGGGTAGTGAACATCAAGAGATGTCATGTGGTAATTTGGCTTTAAAG AACAGTATGAAACAATCTATACCTGTCAGGGTTATTCGGGGTCATGCAGGTGACAATCACTTGAAAATATACACTTATGACGGCCTCTACAAG GTTTCTGAATGCTGGCCTGCAGAAGGTGTGTCTGGTTTTGTTGTATACAAGTATCTCCTGAAACGGCTTGAAGGACAGCCTAAATTGACAAGCAATCAG GTCGAGTGTAGCAATGGGCGTTCAAGGGTTCCTGCCAAAGCGCCCCT GATGGTGTGCCTGGATATAAGTGAAGGTCAAGAAGATGTGCATATACCTGTTGTCAATACAATTGATGATACCACTATTACTG GATTTACGTATACCAAGTATAACCAAATTTTGAGCAATCTGAAACTCCCTCCAAATGCGGATGGATGTGATTGCAAAGGATCTTGTAAAAATCCCAAGAGGTGTTCTTGTGCTAGACTTAACGGTGTTGATTTTCCATATGTACGAAGCAACGGGGGGAG ATTGATTGAAGCAAAGGACGTTGTGTTTGAATGTGGACCAAACTGCGGATGTGGACCTGGTTGCATCAACCGCATATCGCAGCAAGGGATAAAATATCAACTTGAGGTTTTCCGTACTAGTGATAGAGGGTGGGCTGTGAAGACCAAAGACTTTATCCCATCAGGTGCACCAGTATGTGAATATATTGGAGAGCTTAGGAGGACAAATGAGCTGGACAGTGTTGCTGAAAATGACTATATATTTGAAATTGATTGCTGGCAAACGATCAAGGGGATCGGAGGAAGAGAG AGGAGGCTGGGAGATGTATTTGACTTGGGAAGAAGAGATGAAAAGGAATTTGCTGAGCCTGAGTTTTGCGTAGATGCGGGGCGTATTGGTAATGTTGCGAGGTTCATCAACCACAGCTGTGATCCAAACCTTTTTGTACAGTGTGTTTTAAGCTCACACCATGACTTAAAACTAGCAAGAATAGTTCTGTTTGCTTCTGATGATATAGCCCCCATGCAG GAACTTACATATGACTACGGTTATGCCCTTGATAGCGTTGTAGACAAGAATGGGAAGGTAAGGATGCTGCCATGTCATTGTGGGACTTCAGAATGTAGAAAGAGATTGTATtaa
- the LOC110896106 gene encoding histone-lysine N-methyltransferase, H3 lysine-9 specific SUVH4 isoform X3, with product MESLGNGTLDVSVTKKFGQRVQKKESEEKKRCSPRLREIHESKRPYYGPPRKHHPPILLEGLDAAAETPSAQLSAFSYVPHTRTDKARVKKALRIYNKYYLHFFQQEEYACENDTIPLAKHLDLKKEGVCEIGGKRPDLKAISKMIECNEVLFPTKRFGHLPGIDVGYQFYSRAEMVALGLHSHWLNSIDYMGVSCKITNNNLYHYLLVQEEFKGYTFPIAIAIVLSGEYEDNSEDIVYTGEDGNRFTGSEHQEMSCGNLALKNSMKQSIPVRVIRGHAGDNHLKIYTYDGLYKVSECWPAEGVSGFVVYKYLLKRLEGQPKLTSNQVECSNGRSRVPAKAPLMVCLDISEGQEDVHIPVVNTIDDTTITGFTYTKYNQILSNLKLPPNADGCDCKGSCKNPKRCSCARLNGVDFPYVRSNGGRLIEAKDVVFECGPNCGCGPGCINRISQQGIKYQLEVFRTSDRGWAVKTKDFIPSGAPVCEYIGELRRTNELDSVAENDYIFEIDCWQTIKGIGGRERRLGDVFDLGRRDEKEFAEPEFCVDAGRIGNVARFINHSCDPNLFVQCVLSSHHDLKLARIVLFASDDIAPMQELTYDYGYALDSVVDKNGKVRMLPCHCGTSECRKRLY from the exons ATGGAGTCTTTGGGCAATGGGACATTGGATGTTTCAGTCACCAAAAAATTCGGGCAGCGGGTCCAGAAGAAGGAATCTGAGGAGAAGAAAAGATGCAGTCCGCGGCTAAGAGAAATCCATGAGAGTAAAAGACCTTATTACGGGCCCCCTCGCAAACACCACCCACCAATTCTTTTGGAGGGCCTGGATGCTGCTGCTGAAACTCCTTCCGCTCAATTGAGTGCATTTTCTTATGTGCCTCATACCCGAACTGATAAAGCAAGGGTCAAAAAAGCTCTTAGAATATACAACAAATATTACCTTCACTTTTTTCAG CAGGAAGAATATGCATGTGAAAATGACACCATACCACTTGCAAAACATCTTGATCTCAAG AAAGAGGGTGTATGTGAAATTGGGGGTAAGCGTCCTGATTTGAAGGCCATCTCTAAG ATGATAGAGTGTAATGAAGTCTTGTTTCCTACAAAAAGATTTGGTCACTTGCCTG GTATTGATGTCGGTTATCAGTTTTATTCACGAGCAGAAATGGTTGCTTTAGGTCTTCATAGTCACTGGCTTAATAGCATTGATTATATGGGAGTATCTTGCAAAATAACG AATAACAATTTATATCACTATCTCCTTGTACAGGAGGAGTTCAAAGGGTACACTTTTCCAATAGCCATAGCTATTGTATTATCTGGTGAATATGAAGATAACTCTGAAGATATTGTTTATACTGGTGAAGATGGAAATAGATTTACGGGTAGTGAACATCAAGAGATGTCATGTGGTAATTTGGCTTTAAAG AACAGTATGAAACAATCTATACCTGTCAGGGTTATTCGGGGTCATGCAGGTGACAATCACTTGAAAATATACACTTATGACGGCCTCTACAAG GTTTCTGAATGCTGGCCTGCAGAAGGTGTGTCTGGTTTTGTTGTATACAAGTATCTCCTGAAACGGCTTGAAGGACAGCCTAAATTGACAAGCAATCAG GTCGAGTGTAGCAATGGGCGTTCAAGGGTTCCTGCCAAAGCGCCCCT GATGGTGTGCCTGGATATAAGTGAAGGTCAAGAAGATGTGCATATACCTGTTGTCAATACAATTGATGATACCACTATTACTG GATTTACGTATACCAAGTATAACCAAATTTTGAGCAATCTGAAACTCCCTCCAAATGCGGATGGATGTGATTGCAAAGGATCTTGTAAAAATCCCAAGAGGTGTTCTTGTGCTAGACTTAACGGTGTTGATTTTCCATATGTACGAAGCAACGGGGGGAG ATTGATTGAAGCAAAGGACGTTGTGTTTGAATGTGGACCAAACTGCGGATGTGGACCTGGTTGCATCAACCGCATATCGCAGCAAGGGATAAAATATCAACTTGAGGTTTTCCGTACTAGTGATAGAGGGTGGGCTGTGAAGACCAAAGACTTTATCCCATCAGGTGCACCAGTATGTGAATATATTGGAGAGCTTAGGAGGACAAATGAGCTGGACAGTGTTGCTGAAAATGACTATATATTTGAAATTGATTGCTGGCAAACGATCAAGGGGATCGGAGGAAGAGAG AGGAGGCTGGGAGATGTATTTGACTTGGGAAGAAGAGATGAAAAGGAATTTGCTGAGCCTGAGTTTTGCGTAGATGCGGGGCGTATTGGTAATGTTGCGAGGTTCATCAACCACAGCTGTGATCCAAACCTTTTTGTACAGTGTGTTTTAAGCTCACACCATGACTTAAAACTAGCAAGAATAGTTCTGTTTGCTTCTGATGATATAGCCCCCATGCAG GAACTTACATATGACTACGGTTATGCCCTTGATAGCGTTGTAGACAAGAATGGGAAGGTAAGGATGCTGCCATGTCATTGTGGGACTTCAGAATGTAGAAAGAGATTGTATtaa
- the LOC110896106 gene encoding histone-lysine N-methyltransferase, H3 lysine-9 specific SUVH4 isoform X8, producing the protein MESLGNGTLDVSVTKKFGQRVQKKESEEKKRCSPRLREIHESKRPYYGPPRKHHPPILLEGLDAAAETPSAQLSAFSYVPHTRTDKARVKKALRIYNKYYLHFFQEEYACENDTIPLAKHLDLKKEGVCEIGGKRPDLKAISKMIECNEVLFPTKRFGHLPGIDVGYQFYSRAEMVALGLHSHWLNSIDYMGVSCKITEEFKGYTFPIAIAIVLSGEYEDNSEDIVYTGEDGNRFTGSEHQEMSCGNLALKNSMKQSIPVRVIRGHAGDNHLKIYTYDGLYKVSECWPAEGVSGFVVYKYLLKRLEGQPKLTSNQVECSNGRSRVPAKAPLMVCLDISEGQEDVHIPVVNTIDDTTITGFTYTKYNQILSNLKLPPNADGCDCKGSCKNPKRCSCARLNGVDFPYVRSNGGRLIEAKDVVFECGPNCGCGPGCINRISQQGIKYQLEVFRTSDRGWAVKTKDFIPSGAPVCEYIGELRRTNELDSVAENDYIFEIDCWQTIKGIGGRERRLGDVFDLGRRDEKEFAEPEFCVDAGRIGNVARFINHSCDPNLFVQCVLSSHHDLKLARIVLFASDDIAPMQELTYDYGYALDSVVDKNGKVRMLPCHCGTSECRKRLY; encoded by the exons ATGGAGTCTTTGGGCAATGGGACATTGGATGTTTCAGTCACCAAAAAATTCGGGCAGCGGGTCCAGAAGAAGGAATCTGAGGAGAAGAAAAGATGCAGTCCGCGGCTAAGAGAAATCCATGAGAGTAAAAGACCTTATTACGGGCCCCCTCGCAAACACCACCCACCAATTCTTTTGGAGGGCCTGGATGCTGCTGCTGAAACTCCTTCCGCTCAATTGAGTGCATTTTCTTATGTGCCTCATACCCGAACTGATAAAGCAAGGGTCAAAAAAGCTCTTAGAATATACAACAAATATTACCTTCACTTTTTTCAG GAAGAATATGCATGTGAAAATGACACCATACCACTTGCAAAACATCTTGATCTCAAG AAAGAGGGTGTATGTGAAATTGGGGGTAAGCGTCCTGATTTGAAGGCCATCTCTAAG ATGATAGAGTGTAATGAAGTCTTGTTTCCTACAAAAAGATTTGGTCACTTGCCTG GTATTGATGTCGGTTATCAGTTTTATTCACGAGCAGAAATGGTTGCTTTAGGTCTTCATAGTCACTGGCTTAATAGCATTGATTATATGGGAGTATCTTGCAAAATAACG GAGGAGTTCAAAGGGTACACTTTTCCAATAGCCATAGCTATTGTATTATCTGGTGAATATGAAGATAACTCTGAAGATATTGTTTATACTGGTGAAGATGGAAATAGATTTACGGGTAGTGAACATCAAGAGATGTCATGTGGTAATTTGGCTTTAAAG AACAGTATGAAACAATCTATACCTGTCAGGGTTATTCGGGGTCATGCAGGTGACAATCACTTGAAAATATACACTTATGACGGCCTCTACAAG GTTTCTGAATGCTGGCCTGCAGAAGGTGTGTCTGGTTTTGTTGTATACAAGTATCTCCTGAAACGGCTTGAAGGACAGCCTAAATTGACAAGCAATCAG GTCGAGTGTAGCAATGGGCGTTCAAGGGTTCCTGCCAAAGCGCCCCT GATGGTGTGCCTGGATATAAGTGAAGGTCAAGAAGATGTGCATATACCTGTTGTCAATACAATTGATGATACCACTATTACTG GATTTACGTATACCAAGTATAACCAAATTTTGAGCAATCTGAAACTCCCTCCAAATGCGGATGGATGTGATTGCAAAGGATCTTGTAAAAATCCCAAGAGGTGTTCTTGTGCTAGACTTAACGGTGTTGATTTTCCATATGTACGAAGCAACGGGGGGAG ATTGATTGAAGCAAAGGACGTTGTGTTTGAATGTGGACCAAACTGCGGATGTGGACCTGGTTGCATCAACCGCATATCGCAGCAAGGGATAAAATATCAACTTGAGGTTTTCCGTACTAGTGATAGAGGGTGGGCTGTGAAGACCAAAGACTTTATCCCATCAGGTGCACCAGTATGTGAATATATTGGAGAGCTTAGGAGGACAAATGAGCTGGACAGTGTTGCTGAAAATGACTATATATTTGAAATTGATTGCTGGCAAACGATCAAGGGGATCGGAGGAAGAGAG AGGAGGCTGGGAGATGTATTTGACTTGGGAAGAAGAGATGAAAAGGAATTTGCTGAGCCTGAGTTTTGCGTAGATGCGGGGCGTATTGGTAATGTTGCGAGGTTCATCAACCACAGCTGTGATCCAAACCTTTTTGTACAGTGTGTTTTAAGCTCACACCATGACTTAAAACTAGCAAGAATAGTTCTGTTTGCTTCTGATGATATAGCCCCCATGCAG GAACTTACATATGACTACGGTTATGCCCTTGATAGCGTTGTAGACAAGAATGGGAAGGTAAGGATGCTGCCATGTCATTGTGGGACTTCAGAATGTAGAAAGAGATTGTATtaa
- the LOC110896106 gene encoding histone-lysine N-methyltransferase, H3 lysine-9 specific SUVH4 isoform X6 translates to MESLGNGTLDVSVTKKFGQRVQKKESEEKKRCSPRLREIHESKRPYYGPPRKHHPPILLEGLDAAAETPSAQLSAFSYVPHTRTDKARVKKALRIYNKYYLHFFQEEYACENDTIPLAKHLDLKQKEGVCEIGGKRPDLKAISKMIECNEVLFPTKRFGHLPGIDVGYQFYSRAEMVALGLHSHWLNSIDYMGVSCKITEEFKGYTFPIAIAIVLSGEYEDNSEDIVYTGEDGNRFTGSEHQEMSCGNLALKNSMKQSIPVRVIRGHAGDNHLKIYTYDGLYKVSECWPAEGVSGFVVYKYLLKRLEGQPKLTSNQVECSNGRSRVPAKAPLMVCLDISEGQEDVHIPVVNTIDDTTITGFTYTKYNQILSNLKLPPNADGCDCKGSCKNPKRCSCARLNGVDFPYVRSNGGRLIEAKDVVFECGPNCGCGPGCINRISQQGIKYQLEVFRTSDRGWAVKTKDFIPSGAPVCEYIGELRRTNELDSVAENDYIFEIDCWQTIKGIGGRERRLGDVFDLGRRDEKEFAEPEFCVDAGRIGNVARFINHSCDPNLFVQCVLSSHHDLKLARIVLFASDDIAPMQELTYDYGYALDSVVDKNGKVRMLPCHCGTSECRKRLY, encoded by the exons ATGGAGTCTTTGGGCAATGGGACATTGGATGTTTCAGTCACCAAAAAATTCGGGCAGCGGGTCCAGAAGAAGGAATCTGAGGAGAAGAAAAGATGCAGTCCGCGGCTAAGAGAAATCCATGAGAGTAAAAGACCTTATTACGGGCCCCCTCGCAAACACCACCCACCAATTCTTTTGGAGGGCCTGGATGCTGCTGCTGAAACTCCTTCCGCTCAATTGAGTGCATTTTCTTATGTGCCTCATACCCGAACTGATAAAGCAAGGGTCAAAAAAGCTCTTAGAATATACAACAAATATTACCTTCACTTTTTTCAG GAAGAATATGCATGTGAAAATGACACCATACCACTTGCAAAACATCTTGATCTCAAG CAGAAAGAGGGTGTATGTGAAATTGGGGGTAAGCGTCCTGATTTGAAGGCCATCTCTAAG ATGATAGAGTGTAATGAAGTCTTGTTTCCTACAAAAAGATTTGGTCACTTGCCTG GTATTGATGTCGGTTATCAGTTTTATTCACGAGCAGAAATGGTTGCTTTAGGTCTTCATAGTCACTGGCTTAATAGCATTGATTATATGGGAGTATCTTGCAAAATAACG GAGGAGTTCAAAGGGTACACTTTTCCAATAGCCATAGCTATTGTATTATCTGGTGAATATGAAGATAACTCTGAAGATATTGTTTATACTGGTGAAGATGGAAATAGATTTACGGGTAGTGAACATCAAGAGATGTCATGTGGTAATTTGGCTTTAAAG AACAGTATGAAACAATCTATACCTGTCAGGGTTATTCGGGGTCATGCAGGTGACAATCACTTGAAAATATACACTTATGACGGCCTCTACAAG GTTTCTGAATGCTGGCCTGCAGAAGGTGTGTCTGGTTTTGTTGTATACAAGTATCTCCTGAAACGGCTTGAAGGACAGCCTAAATTGACAAGCAATCAG GTCGAGTGTAGCAATGGGCGTTCAAGGGTTCCTGCCAAAGCGCCCCT GATGGTGTGCCTGGATATAAGTGAAGGTCAAGAAGATGTGCATATACCTGTTGTCAATACAATTGATGATACCACTATTACTG GATTTACGTATACCAAGTATAACCAAATTTTGAGCAATCTGAAACTCCCTCCAAATGCGGATGGATGTGATTGCAAAGGATCTTGTAAAAATCCCAAGAGGTGTTCTTGTGCTAGACTTAACGGTGTTGATTTTCCATATGTACGAAGCAACGGGGGGAG ATTGATTGAAGCAAAGGACGTTGTGTTTGAATGTGGACCAAACTGCGGATGTGGACCTGGTTGCATCAACCGCATATCGCAGCAAGGGATAAAATATCAACTTGAGGTTTTCCGTACTAGTGATAGAGGGTGGGCTGTGAAGACCAAAGACTTTATCCCATCAGGTGCACCAGTATGTGAATATATTGGAGAGCTTAGGAGGACAAATGAGCTGGACAGTGTTGCTGAAAATGACTATATATTTGAAATTGATTGCTGGCAAACGATCAAGGGGATCGGAGGAAGAGAG AGGAGGCTGGGAGATGTATTTGACTTGGGAAGAAGAGATGAAAAGGAATTTGCTGAGCCTGAGTTTTGCGTAGATGCGGGGCGTATTGGTAATGTTGCGAGGTTCATCAACCACAGCTGTGATCCAAACCTTTTTGTACAGTGTGTTTTAAGCTCACACCATGACTTAAAACTAGCAAGAATAGTTCTGTTTGCTTCTGATGATATAGCCCCCATGCAG GAACTTACATATGACTACGGTTATGCCCTTGATAGCGTTGTAGACAAGAATGGGAAGGTAAGGATGCTGCCATGTCATTGTGGGACTTCAGAATGTAGAAAGAGATTGTATtaa
- the LOC110896106 gene encoding histone-lysine N-methyltransferase, H3 lysine-9 specific SUVH4 isoform X2: MESLGNGTLDVSVTKKFGQRVQKKESEEKKRCSPRLREIHESKRPYYGPPRKHHPPILLEGLDAAAETPSAQLSAFSYVPHTRTDKARVKKALRIYNKYYLHFFQEEYACENDTIPLAKHLDLKQKEGVCEIGGKRPDLKAISKMIECNEVLFPTKRFGHLPGIDVGYQFYSRAEMVALGLHSHWLNSIDYMGVSCKITNNNLYHYLLVQEEFKGYTFPIAIAIVLSGEYEDNSEDIVYTGEDGNRFTGSEHQEMSCGNLALKNSMKQSIPVRVIRGHAGDNHLKIYTYDGLYKVSECWPAEGVSGFVVYKYLLKRLEGQPKLTSNQVECSNGRSRVPAKAPLMVCLDISEGQEDVHIPVVNTIDDTTITGFTYTKYNQILSNLKLPPNADGCDCKGSCKNPKRCSCARLNGVDFPYVRSNGGRLIEAKDVVFECGPNCGCGPGCINRISQQGIKYQLEVFRTSDRGWAVKTKDFIPSGAPVCEYIGELRRTNELDSVAENDYIFEIDCWQTIKGIGGRERRLGDVFDLGRRDEKEFAEPEFCVDAGRIGNVARFINHSCDPNLFVQCVLSSHHDLKLARIVLFASDDIAPMQELTYDYGYALDSVVDKNGKVRMLPCHCGTSECRKRLY, encoded by the exons ATGGAGTCTTTGGGCAATGGGACATTGGATGTTTCAGTCACCAAAAAATTCGGGCAGCGGGTCCAGAAGAAGGAATCTGAGGAGAAGAAAAGATGCAGTCCGCGGCTAAGAGAAATCCATGAGAGTAAAAGACCTTATTACGGGCCCCCTCGCAAACACCACCCACCAATTCTTTTGGAGGGCCTGGATGCTGCTGCTGAAACTCCTTCCGCTCAATTGAGTGCATTTTCTTATGTGCCTCATACCCGAACTGATAAAGCAAGGGTCAAAAAAGCTCTTAGAATATACAACAAATATTACCTTCACTTTTTTCAG GAAGAATATGCATGTGAAAATGACACCATACCACTTGCAAAACATCTTGATCTCAAG CAGAAAGAGGGTGTATGTGAAATTGGGGGTAAGCGTCCTGATTTGAAGGCCATCTCTAAG ATGATAGAGTGTAATGAAGTCTTGTTTCCTACAAAAAGATTTGGTCACTTGCCTG GTATTGATGTCGGTTATCAGTTTTATTCACGAGCAGAAATGGTTGCTTTAGGTCTTCATAGTCACTGGCTTAATAGCATTGATTATATGGGAGTATCTTGCAAAATAACG AATAACAATTTATATCACTATCTCCTTGTACAGGAGGAGTTCAAAGGGTACACTTTTCCAATAGCCATAGCTATTGTATTATCTGGTGAATATGAAGATAACTCTGAAGATATTGTTTATACTGGTGAAGATGGAAATAGATTTACGGGTAGTGAACATCAAGAGATGTCATGTGGTAATTTGGCTTTAAAG AACAGTATGAAACAATCTATACCTGTCAGGGTTATTCGGGGTCATGCAGGTGACAATCACTTGAAAATATACACTTATGACGGCCTCTACAAG GTTTCTGAATGCTGGCCTGCAGAAGGTGTGTCTGGTTTTGTTGTATACAAGTATCTCCTGAAACGGCTTGAAGGACAGCCTAAATTGACAAGCAATCAG GTCGAGTGTAGCAATGGGCGTTCAAGGGTTCCTGCCAAAGCGCCCCT GATGGTGTGCCTGGATATAAGTGAAGGTCAAGAAGATGTGCATATACCTGTTGTCAATACAATTGATGATACCACTATTACTG GATTTACGTATACCAAGTATAACCAAATTTTGAGCAATCTGAAACTCCCTCCAAATGCGGATGGATGTGATTGCAAAGGATCTTGTAAAAATCCCAAGAGGTGTTCTTGTGCTAGACTTAACGGTGTTGATTTTCCATATGTACGAAGCAACGGGGGGAG ATTGATTGAAGCAAAGGACGTTGTGTTTGAATGTGGACCAAACTGCGGATGTGGACCTGGTTGCATCAACCGCATATCGCAGCAAGGGATAAAATATCAACTTGAGGTTTTCCGTACTAGTGATAGAGGGTGGGCTGTGAAGACCAAAGACTTTATCCCATCAGGTGCACCAGTATGTGAATATATTGGAGAGCTTAGGAGGACAAATGAGCTGGACAGTGTTGCTGAAAATGACTATATATTTGAAATTGATTGCTGGCAAACGATCAAGGGGATCGGAGGAAGAGAG AGGAGGCTGGGAGATGTATTTGACTTGGGAAGAAGAGATGAAAAGGAATTTGCTGAGCCTGAGTTTTGCGTAGATGCGGGGCGTATTGGTAATGTTGCGAGGTTCATCAACCACAGCTGTGATCCAAACCTTTTTGTACAGTGTGTTTTAAGCTCACACCATGACTTAAAACTAGCAAGAATAGTTCTGTTTGCTTCTGATGATATAGCCCCCATGCAG GAACTTACATATGACTACGGTTATGCCCTTGATAGCGTTGTAGACAAGAATGGGAAGGTAAGGATGCTGCCATGTCATTGTGGGACTTCAGAATGTAGAAAGAGATTGTATtaa